GCCACGGAGGTCGATCGCGACCGAGTCGATGCCGGCGCGCTGCAGCAGGTGCGCGAGCATGAGTCCGGCGGGGCCGGCACCGACGATGGCGACATCGGTGGTGCTGGTCGTGGGGCTCACCGGTCCAGCTCCTCGAGGACGCCCTTCGCGACGGCGAAGGCGTGGTTGGCGGCGGGGACGCCGCAGTAGATGGCGGCCTGCAGGATCACCTCGACGATCTCGTCGTCGCTCAGCCCGTTGGTGCGCGCGGCGCGCACGTGCATCGCGAACTCCTCCCAGTGCCCGAGCGCGATCGTCGCCGTCAGTACCGCGACCGAGCGCGAGCGCCGGTCCAGGCCGGGCCGCGTCCAGACGCTCCCCCACGCGTAGCGGGTGATCAGCTCCTGGAAGTCCCGCGTGAACGGGGTCGTCGCGGCCTCGGCCCGGTCGACGTGCGCGTCGCCGAGCACCTCACGGCGCACCGTCATGCCGGCGTCGAAGGGGTCGTCGTAGGTCATCGGTCGGCCTCCAGGAAGGTGACGATCAGGTCGGCGGTCGCGGCGGGGTCCTCGGCGGGCGGCAGGTGGGCGACGCCGGCGAGCGCGACCTCGACCTGGTCGGCGGTCACGACGACGTCGTGCTCGCCCCCGGCCACCAGCAGGGGCACCGATGCGGACGCGACCCGGTCCCGCAGGTCGTGGCCCGCCAGCGCCTCGCACGCCAGGGCATACGACTCGTCGTCGACCGACTGCAGCGCGAGCAGCAGGCCGCTGCCGGTCGCCGGG
This region of Nocardioides sp. L-11A genomic DNA includes:
- the pcaC gene encoding 4-carboxymuconolactone decarboxylase, with the protein product MTYDDPFDAGMTVRREVLGDAHVDRAEAATTPFTRDFQELITRYAWGSVWTRPGLDRRSRSVAVLTATIALGHWEEFAMHVRAARTNGLSDDEIVEVILQAAIYCGVPAANHAFAVAKGVLEELDR